The Brassica rapa cultivar Chiifu-401-42 chromosome A10, CAAS_Brap_v3.01, whole genome shotgun sequence genome segment TTCGCAATCGCGGAAGAAGCGGTGGACTTCTCGTTTGGCTTCACAGACGCAGAAGAGTCGATGGTCACAGAGGAAGCAATGGACTTCCCGTTTGGTTTTGCAGACGGAGAGGAGTCGACGTTCTTCTCGTTGGTCTTACGGTCAGTGGAGATCGGAGATTTGCCAGTGTTTTCCATCGCGATGACTGTCTGAGAGAATCTTATGAACTTTGATAGAGTAATAAGCCAAGAAATCAGATCTATAAATAGGAAAATAAAGAGGAAGGTGAAGAGAATCCATTGAATGTGTTAAACCAAGGTTTGATTACAGGATTTAGTGGTGAAGTTACTCAAGAAAACGGATttagagaagagagagatggaAGATCAGGAAGACGAAAGGAGGGTGAAGAACAAAATTAGGGTTACGACAAAGACAAAAAGAACATGTTGCGTAATACGTTGGTCTTTCATCTCCAGAACGTGGGCTCAAAAACATTCATACCATACAGGCCAGAAACATCGAAGCCCAAACCAAAAGTCAAAACAAAGTTAACTCGACGGTGACGTGGCTGTTTGCTGCATTACTATTGGTCGTTTATTCTATCCGACGTGGAGGGCTTCATAGGGCTTTATATTGTGCTTTTAGTATAGTTTTGATTATGATAGCTAAAAGAAGTAAGTATCCATAGATTTAGCAGATGAGGacataaaaaaaaggaaacaaaattattaagaGAGACGAAAACAAACATACTataaatcccttatatactaaatcaCAAGTCACATGACCAATCAAATTCTGCCACAtcatttgtgttaaaaaaaattttaatcaatttaaacAAGATAATAATAGAGGGGGAAAAAATATTGTCGCAAAATCCCACTACGGCACCCATGATCATCATTCGtccacatttttatttttttttaatattcccACATCTCTAAAGTTTGAAGACAAACGACATCAAAACTCCCAATGAAAGTAGAATATGAAAGGTTAATACTCCTTCAATTTCAATACCCTAATTGAAAAGGTCATGAGCCAATGTTCTATTTACCGAGTAAACGGATCTCAGCAATACAAATTCcccagttataaaaaaaaaaaaaaaaaaaattccccaGTTATGTTATCTTACTCCTCTGTAAGATTTTGTTGTTTCTTTAGGGCTAAGATGGTTCAAGAAAGAGTGGGTATGATCCGGattaaaagagaaagaaaggagGAGGAAAAAAAACGGAGATGTGTACACGGTACAATAGCTAATAAGAGAAATGAATTTTGATAATAAGGTAAAAGGGCTTTcataattttaatgttttggATATTCAGTTAGAAAATTTGGTTTGTGTAGGAACTTCAAGTGTTGAAAAGATGCAAAATCGATGATGCCATGGAAACTTTGATCAAATTCTAAGGCAAATTAACAGAGGTATTTCCAGTTTCTCGAGAAATTGGTTCACAGTCTgcaatacataatttatttatattagatgTTTGATGCATCTATAGATCACAACGAACAATAATTTAGTTTTCAACTCTACTGCATTCTCTTGACTCTTGACTGCAGGGAATATATAGTAGGCACTCAAACAATCAAATTCTTCAGTGCTTTCATTCTCTAAGGTAACATTTTAAAAGATTCTTTCTCgaaaatatatatctaataaTGGTTGGAAAATACTATGAAATTGGAGTTAAACTAATTATAGTTTGTCCGAAGTCAAAAAGAAAATGTATACTCATCTCCTTCTGGTAAATCAAAGTTATTTTACATGCAATTagagtcttttttttcttggtcaAAGCAATTAGAGTTATTTATAATTGAAATTTGGTTTTCTTTGCAAGCAATTTTTTTTCCATGCAATATATGATtcattggatttatagatagtataaattaaatatatataatttaatgttgtaatactatacctccatatgttaattatttaaatatttgtcgatgttaacttttaaaattataaagattttttttaaataacaaaaattatattatcgaacaatgatttatatttactaccttaaaccaatgaaaacaattttaaactatatagtttattttaaacattaaacaaaaacttaATAATGTTTagttatttactcgataatataaatctatatgaagggaaaagtttaattttttaaaaactttctaaatttgtgaaatgttacaatatctttgaatatgataataaaaaaaaagtattttactaatttttatatatatatttactattttaataataaaataataatcctaaaatatatatatagaagaagatacaaatacatgtgaaagtttgaaacaatctattcaatggaaaaaatataccgtaaacttattttgttttaaaaattgatagacacatatatattataatatataccaatttagaattgaaaacaaaatgtttatataaaaataaatgaaaacaaaaacctgcgcggttgcgcgggtcaAGAATGTTTTCAATGACTTGCCATTCGAGaatgtttaatataattaaaaaattaattagaaagTTAAAAGGTTTATTTTAGTAAATGAAAtgtacatttatattttaataattacgaaattaattacatatttaaaggttttgtttaagtgaaaaatgaaatatacttttatattataaataaaacgaaaatgattaaatatttaaaatgtttgctttaatgaaaaatataatatatatttatattgtaaatacaaagatatgaaaatattttattcagatTTTATTCAGAGAAAATATGggaatatttatttaatttttttataatagttaaattaattcaaatatGTATGCAAAATTGTATTTAAGTAATTTTCTAAGGGATGATCCGacttaaaaaaatcacacataaaaTGAGGTTgtaacttctattttaatagaatagattctAATTTTCGTAGGTACAACGAAGACAGATGTAATTCCAACAACAAAATGTCATGATGATATGAAAATGTCATTACCCTAAAAAAAAATCCCATGTGTAAGCGAGTTGAAGTGATTTGGCTTACATGAAATTTGAGAACGAAAAAAAGAGATGCATCAACGAATGTGGCCATACTGAGAGTTATAGAGCAGTATGAGCTTCAAGCCTTTTGCTGCTGTTGCACCAAtctctcctcttcttcctccattGAACGTTAGCTTTCGGTTGTCGTACCTTTCTCTCAACACAGTATCGTCTTCATGACTCCAAGTCCTTCCTCTCGGCAAACTCTCTGGCCACATAAACCTCTCCGAGTACGGATTCTTCAGACTCTCGTAGAACTCGTGTGCCGTCTCGCACATTACACCCTGAATCCAAAACCAAATTGTTCTTATTACACAAAATTGCTTtgctataaaaataattaatatagatCAATAAAATCACCTCTGCCATGGCTTTGATCTTGAGAGTTACATCGTTGCTAAGAAGAACGAGTTGTACATCTCTGTTACGGTTTCTGTGAAGAAGTGCACATTCGAGAACTTGATCTTCTGATGTAGGAGAATCGATCTCCGGTGCATAACTATTCCAGTCAAGTGAAAACGGAAATGAATATCCATTTGACTGAGAAGTGACTGGTGGTGTTGGTGCAGTTGCTTTAGTTTCCTCTGATGGGCTTTGGAGTTGAATCCACCATTTGGTACTAACTTTACACTCTTCGATCCAATCCAGAGCTGAGGAAGCCATCTCTGCTGTTCTACTAAACAGAAGACAGCGACCGCGCTTCATCTCATTTAGTTCCCTTAACACTGAACAAATAGTAGAAATATTGTCAAGAAGTCACTGATTCATATgagaaatataaatttgaatgaTTAAAGAAAATTCAGCCTCAGAGGCATGTTTGTTATCCTAAGACTACTAGAACTTATGTTTTCACGTAGACAATTATACTCGGTTCATCTTCCATATGCATTTGCAGCCTTGTCGTTTAGAAATGTAAATGGTTTTATGGTTTGTCTTTAGGCGCTAAGTGAAGACGGAAATTATTATCAGTGTGTGAAAATACACAGagggtttaagatttttacCTGTTCTTGGTACGACTATATGTGTCCCCTTGAGACCTTGGAGTAGGTGCAATGGTTTCCTAGATTCCTTGTTGAGGAGGGAAGAAGTGTCCAACACAATGGTCCATTTCATCTTGTTCTTACCATCAGAAAGGTTCTAAAACACACAGGGAACTTATGGTTAGGATAAGGACTAACAAAGAATCGAAGACAATCAAATTGATAATGACTTACAGAAGACGAACGAAGCCCCCAAGAAATGTTGGTTCGTGCTGCTGCAGTAGAAGAAGCCTCGGTGTATGATTGGCTCTGCGATGAAGATTTGTCAAGCAGATGTTGAAAAGGTGCTCGTTCAGCTTTCTTCTTTTGTGCCATAGGCTCATGAGCTACCTTTGAGTTGCTGCTCATGCAGTGAGCATCTTGTTTCTGTTCGACCATCAGGTTTTCTTCCACATGAGTATCAAAGAATGGTTTACGTATTGCCTTAGAGGAGGAACCTTTAGTATCCTTAATCTCACCAACTTCTCGCAAGCGTTTTAGCATATGAGAGTTTGGGGTCAGATTCTCCTTGTCAGGAGTAAAGATCTCTGGTTCTAGTTTTCTCTGCAACTGGGCTTTTGGTTTCCCAATCTGTTTTTGCTTTCCTTCACTCTTGTTGGTCCGGACCTGTAGAACAGAAGCAGCTTTCCCCCTCCTAGACCAAATATTGTTTGTGCTCGAGGAGCTTCTAGAGCTATCCATCTCAGACAGTACATCATATCTAACAGCGAGTGTTTGGGGACTCTGGTTTTCTTGGCTTCCAGTATAATCAGAAGGCAGTTTTTGAGTAGGTTTTGTAGCCTCCTTATCAGCATATCCTTCTCCCTCTATTTCGCTTAGGCTGTAAGATTCTTCAGATTTCCCAGAGCCAAATGAGATTTCTGTTTTGGATTCCTGATTTGGTGTCAACAAGAAACGTTGTGCACCACTCTGTTTTTGTTCCTCGGGATGGCTCGAGCTTCTCCCATCATCAAATATTTGTTCAGTCTCTCTGCTCATTGCTGATATTTTGTTCTGATTTCCTGCGAGGTTCACTTCACTCAAGATCTCAGATGGATCCCCGAGTTCACTCTCAGGAAGTAGCTGCCTACTCGACCATAGACTTTGGATATCTTCCGTCTTGCCAGCGAACAAACAATCAGATACTATACTGACTTCGCTTGAACTGATCCTGGTTTCTCTGTTGCTCTTTTTCTGTAGGTTCTGACTATCGGCCTCTATGGCTACTTCAGAGTCTAAGAGGCCTCGGGCATCTCCTACTAACTTTGGCTCAATTTGAGGACAGGAAGATACTTCAATAACTGGCCTAAAGACCTCAGTAACTCCATTCTCTTGGTGACTCTGAACGTCAGCTTTAGTTAGTGGTTCGGTAGATGCTTCCTCTATTTTCTCTGTCACAAAACCTATTTCTTCGCTGACTTCTTGACGAGGGCTCATAATCTCAACCTCTGCAGACAGTTCAAATGCAGAACAACCCGGGGATTCAAGTAATGGAACAAAAGCAGATTTACCGCTCCTAGAGCTATTCATCTGAGACAGTGCATCATCGCTTATGCCATCTTCAGTTAAAATTTCTATCAGTCGGTCAGATTGAGAAGAGGAACTGGGAGATACCTCAATTTCTCCATTGTCTACGTGAATCTGATTTTCAGCCTCAGTTAGTGGTTCAGCATATACTTCCATTACTTGCTTGGTGTCACACTCATTTTCTCCACAGACTTCTTGACAAAGGCTCAAAGTCTCAACCTCTGCAGCCAATTCAAAAGAAGCACAACCTGAGTCTTCAAAGACACCATCAATCTGTGCCTTTCTTAGGAACTGGGAGCTGCAGCTACTTGGATATTCTGTGTTGGCTTCTATAATATCCACGGTCAATTCTGCTGAAGCCTGGACAACATCTGTGAGCTGTAGCTCTTCTGTCTCAGTGGAATCTCGTGGGAGAGGAAGCGGTGAAGTCTCCTTTGCAGCTAGATATGGATCATCCTCCCCATTAGGGACTGAAGACTCTATCATATCTGGCATCACATCCAGAAGCAGACCACCGTCTCCTCTGACATCCCATTCATCAGCCTCTGCAGGAACTTCAAGCTCAGAACAAGCTAAGGCCTCCGGGTAGCTATCACTCTGCGGCTTACTTGAGCCACAGCTGGTAATTGGCATTTCTGCTGCGGCTTCTTCAACATCCAACTCCCCCTTTGACGAAGTCTGCAAATCTTCACTGGATTGTAGTTTTTCTGTATTGACAGAATCTCTAGGTAGTGACGACAAAACGCTTGGAGGTGCAGCTGGCAACAAAACTTCCCTTGTTGTATCCTCATCATCCTCACTAGGGACTGATGAACCACTTCCTTCAGACGTCACATATAAATGTCCATCTCCATCATCACCTGAATCCGCTAGTGACTGCAATAAAAGCAAGATTACACATCTAGGCAAAGAAAGTAACTGGAGCCAAGCAAGATAAGGAAAAACAGATAAACAAACAATAAGTTTCAGTGCAGTTAAGGGCTTAGCAAAAGCTAGAGGGAAGAAAACATATGAGAGAAGGCCGAACCTGAAGTGCAACCATTTGATTTTCTCCACAGACTTCTTGACAAAGGCTCAAAGTCTCAGCCTCTGCAGCCAATTCAAAAGAAGCACAACCTGAGTCTTCAAAGACACCATCAATCTGTGCCTTTCTTAGGGAGCTGCAGCTACTTGAATTTTCTGTGTTGGCTTCTATAACATCTGTGAGCTGTAGATCTTCTGTCTCAGTGGAATCTCGTGGGAGAGGAAGCGATGAAGTCTCCTTTGCAGCTAGACATGGATCCTCCTCCCCATTAGGGACTGATGACTCTATCATCTCTGACATCACATCCAGAAGCAGACCACCGTCTCCTCTGACACCCCATTCATTAGCTTCTGCAGGAACTTTAGGTTCATAACAAGCTAAGGCCTCCGGGTAGCTACTGCTAATTGGCATTTCTGCTGCGGCTTCTTCAGCATCCAACTCCAACTTTGATGAAGTCTGCAAATCTTCATTGGATTGTAGCTTTTCTGTATTGACAGAATCTCTAGGAGGTGCAACTGGCAACAAAACTTCCCTTGTTGTATCCTCATCCTCACTAGGGACTACTGATGAACCACTTCCTTCAGACGTCACATCCAAAAGTCCATCTCCATCATCACCtgactgcaaaaaaaaaaagcaagattACACATCCAGGCAAAGAAAGTAACATGAGCCAAGcaagataagaaaaaaacagatACAGTTTCAGTGCAGTTATGAGAGAAGGTCTAACGAACCTGATGTGCAACCACTAGATTTTCTGCTTCAAGCTCTTCATCTTGTTCCATCGGTATAGATGGTGGAACAAATGGATTATCGGAATCATACGCACGGCTCAGTGGAATCCAATGTAACCTATAGATCCTAGTCGAACCCCCAATCCTAATAACATCACCTTCCTTCACCTCAACACACGCATCTGGCTCAACTTTCTGATCCGCAACCCATGTCCCATGCACTAAATcgaaaaattcaaatcaaatccAATCCAATCAACAACAAGAAACGCATACACCGAGAGCCAAATCGACGAGGAAACAGTTTAATTTAAGAAATCGAAGAGATGGTTGGTACCAGAGGAGAGATCCGTGACGAAGAGCTTCTGACGAGAGGGGAGAGAGCGGATCTGCAAGTGGAATCTGCTGATGCTAGGATGCGTCAGGAGAATATCGCAGTCCGGATGCCGGCCGACGAGCAGAATCTCCTCTGCCTCCGGCGAAGAGAAATCGGGACTACTGTTGTTGACGACGAATATGTTTTTGAGAATCGCGCCGTTTTTTAGCACAGTGAAGACGGGGATCGTCTTCTCCGGGGCTCGTTGGTTCTCCATCGCCTCCTCTTCCTCGACCTCCTTCAATAGTGTTTTTTCAGATCTCGTAACTCTCTTGGCGATTTGTACgagttttgattttgaaaatgaGGGTTAGCCGTTGAAGAAAGTGCCGAGAATCGACGACCTATATGTTATTGTTATGTAACGGCtgttattatttcaaatttgttaaaCCGACTATCTAAATCCTTAGCTTAATCGACGGTTAAGCCGGGTTAGATTCTCTTTCGAATTCAGTTCCGTATCCGGTCAGGGTTATCTTTCCATTTCGGTCTCAAAACTAAACCGAAGTAGAATTTTATGGCTTGGTTATGTTTTGTTTGATTCGAACCATTTCAAAACGAAATACATAAATAGAAAACCACTGGTTGCAAAGTAAGAGAGTATACATAAATGTGAGAAAAATCATGTGttaagagagatagagagatctTCCACGTTAAGAATATAAACATGCTTATATAACACCACATTTCATTGTTCTCAAGTTAAACACGAAAAAAATcctaatttttttcaatttatatcAGTCATGGTTCTAATTCGTGCTAAAAATTTATGCACTGCTAATAAAATCTGATTCATAAGAAAAGTCGATTTTTTTGTGTATTAACGCAGAGAAGAAAGGAAAAGACTACAGactaaaaaacaaacaaagattATCATTGTAGTGATCAAAAGTGGTCATGTCCTGACTCTTGACCAGAGAACAGATAGGAAGGCTCTGTGCGGGTCAAAGTAATTCTGAGTTGAGAAGCTCTTCCAGTTTTTTTCGCAAGACTCGGTTGAGACTCTTTGCAAAGTATATACTCCACCCACTGCAATTGTTTTGGTCAACATGATCATTACCATTTACATATGCAACTAGTTGATGTGCGGActaatatataactaatatttatttataataaaaactattaaattaGATGTAAATTTagattaatattataattatgaaaCTTCAATATTCATATTGGTAATCAATAGCAATAGAATATCTCTCCCTAGTTCTCATCTATTTTAATAACAACTAGAGTTTATCTCGTACGTCCATGCATTGTTAACTTTTattctttataaattatttaatggCATTTCTAAACACATAAGTTGTTGGATATTTTAAGTTCTTACAAACCTATCCAGACCGGAAGGATCCGAGTCCGAGCTCCTTccgaaaatttataatatccgaacaaagtttaattttaaatccaaaaatcCGATAACCAACAAAACTATTTGTACCCGAATGGGTACTTGGATGTCCATGTTTAACTAATTCTGTACACCAATAAAGAAGAATTATAAACCGGTTGAATTATTTTCATGAATGAAtcaattttattcaaaattgtgaaattatttttgtaaacacgtaaaataaatgttatcaaattattattgtaaatataattaatgaagtaTTAGGAAAATGAAagtaaatgta includes the following:
- the LOC103846116 gene encoding FHA domain-containing protein PS1, which translates into the protein MENQRAPEKTIPVFTVLKNGAILKNIFVVNNSSPDFSSPEAEEILLVGRHPDCDILLTHPSISRFHLQIRSLPSRQKLFVTDLSSVHGTWVADQKVEPDACVEVKEGDVIRIGGSTRIYRLHWIPLSRAYDSDNPFVPPSIPMEQDEELEAENLVVAHQSGDDGDGLLDVTSEGSGSSVVPSEDEDTTREVLLPVAPPRDSVNTEKLQSNEDLQTSSKLELDAEEAAAEMPISSSYPEALACYEPKVPAEANEWGVRGDGGLLLDVMSEMIESSVPNGEEDPCLAAKETSSLPLPRDSTETEDLQLTDVIEANTENSSSCSSLRKAQIDGVFEDSGCASFELAAEAETLSLCQEVCGENQMVALQSLADSGDDGDGHLYVTSEGSGSSVPSEDDEDTTREVLLPAAPPSVLSSLPRDSVNTEKLQSSEDLQTSSKGELDVEEAAAEMPITSCGSSKPQSDSYPEALACSELEVPAEADEWDVRGDGGLLLDVMPDMIESSVPNGEDDPYLAAKETSPLPLPRDSTETEELQLTDVVQASAELTVDIIEANTEYPSSCSSQFLRKAQIDGVFEDSGCASFELAAEVETLSLCQEVCGENECDTKQVMEVYAEPLTEAENQIHVDNGEIEVSPSSSSQSDRLIEILTEDGISDDALSQMNSSRSGKSAFVPLLESPGCSAFELSAEVEIMSPRQEVSEEIGFVTEKIEEASTEPLTKADVQSHQENGVTEVFRPVIEVSSCPQIEPKLVGDARGLLDSEVAIEADSQNLQKKSNRETRISSSEVSIVSDCLFAGKTEDIQSLWSSRQLLPESELGDPSEILSEVNLAGNQNKISAMSRETEQIFDDGRSSSHPEEQKQSGAQRFLLTPNQESKTEISFGSGKSEESYSLSEIEGEGYADKEATKPTQKLPSDYTGSQENQSPQTLAVRYDVLSEMDSSRSSSSTNNIWSRRGKAASVLQVRTNKSEGKQKQIGKPKAQLQRKLEPEIFTPDKENLTPNSHMLKRLREVGEIKDTKGSSSKAIRKPFFDTHVEENLMVEQKQDAHCMSSNSKVAHEPMAQKKKAERAPFQHLLDKSSSQSQSYTEASSTAAARTNISWGLRSSSNLSDGKNKMKWTIVLDTSSLLNKESRKPLHLLQGLKGTHIVVPRTVLRELNEMKRGRCLLFSRTAEMASSALDWIEECKVSTKWWIQLQSPSEETKATAPTPPVTSQSNGYSFPFSLDWNSYAPEIDSPTSEDQVLECALLHRNRNRDVQLVLLSNDVTLKIKAMAEGVMCETAHEFYESLKNPYSERFMWPESLPRGRTWSHEDDTVLRERYDNRKLTFNGGRRGEIGATAAKGLKLILLYNSQYGHIR